Proteins encoded within one genomic window of Corynebacterium aurimucosum:
- a CDS encoding MFS transporter, which yields MSHTTVTPTISTAERRRVVAATTIGTAIEWYDYFLYAAVAGLVFNQLMFGPLEGGLATIISFLTVGLSFLFRPVGAFLAGHFADRFGRRVVLMVTLLAMGGATTLIGVLPTYETAGIWAPILLITLRIIQGISAGGEWGSAVLMAVEHAPNDKRGLYGAGPQIGVPAGLLLSSGVLSIMNTIAPGDAFMSWGWRVPFLLSFVLILVGYLIRMGVDESPVFEEIAEREEEEATNPIGKLFKNFTPLVLVAALVFAGNGTVGYMTTGGYIQRYATDPDGPVALDRGDVLNAVTVSAFAWALTTLFAGFISDYIGRRKTYLLGFILQGIGAAALFPLVNTGSLGMLYGALLFLTVGLGLTYGAQSAMYAELFPASIRATGVSITYALGSVLGGAFAPMIAASLVEATGTTFAVSGYLVSASIVGFICTFILRERKGIALGAEHEVEQSQGHFIFSQR from the coding sequence ATGTCGCACACAACTGTCACGCCGACAATTTCGACGGCCGAACGCCGCCGCGTCGTCGCCGCGACAACCATCGGTACCGCCATCGAGTGGTACGACTACTTCCTCTATGCAGCAGTGGCTGGACTCGTGTTCAACCAGCTCATGTTCGGCCCTCTCGAGGGTGGCCTAGCCACCATCATTTCCTTCCTGACCGTTGGCTTGTCCTTCCTCTTCCGCCCAGTCGGCGCGTTCCTGGCGGGACACTTCGCCGACCGCTTCGGGCGCCGCGTGGTCCTCATGGTCACGCTCCTCGCCATGGGCGGCGCAACCACCCTCATTGGCGTGCTGCCCACCTACGAAACCGCCGGAATCTGGGCCCCCATCCTGCTCATCACCCTGCGCATCATTCAGGGCATCTCCGCAGGTGGCGAGTGGGGTTCCGCAGTTCTCATGGCGGTGGAACACGCACCGAATGACAAGCGCGGCCTCTACGGCGCCGGCCCCCAGATCGGCGTTCCTGCCGGTCTGTTGCTTTCTTCCGGTGTGCTCTCCATCATGAACACCATCGCGCCTGGTGACGCCTTCATGAGCTGGGGCTGGCGCGTACCTTTCCTGCTCTCCTTCGTCCTCATCTTGGTGGGCTACCTCATCCGCATGGGCGTCGACGAGTCCCCGGTCTTCGAAGAGATTGCAGAGCGCGAAGAGGAAGAAGCCACCAACCCCATTGGCAAACTCTTCAAGAACTTCACCCCGCTAGTCCTGGTAGCCGCGCTCGTCTTCGCAGGTAACGGCACAGTTGGCTACATGACCACGGGCGGCTACATCCAGCGCTACGCTACGGACCCCGACGGCCCCGTCGCGCTAGACCGCGGTGACGTCCTCAACGCGGTGACCGTTTCTGCCTTCGCGTGGGCCCTGACCACATTGTTCGCCGGATTCATCTCCGACTACATCGGCCGCCGGAAAACCTATCTTCTCGGATTCATCCTGCAGGGCATTGGCGCCGCCGCTCTCTTCCCGCTGGTCAACACGGGCAGCCTAGGGATGCTCTACGGTGCGCTCCTCTTCCTCACTGTCGGCCTGGGCCTCACCTATGGCGCACAGTCTGCGATGTACGCTGAGCTCTTCCCGGCCTCCATTCGCGCCACCGGCGTCTCCATTACCTATGCCCTCGGCTCGGTCCTGGGCGGCGCCTTTGCCCCCATGATCGCCGCCTCGCTCGTCGAGGCAACGGGTACCACCTTTGCGGTATCGGGCTACCTCGTTTCCGCTTCGATTGTCGGCTTCATCTGCACCTTCATCCTGCGTGAGCGCAAAGGAATCGCACTCGGCGCAGAGCACGAGGTCGAGCAATCTCAGGGGCACTTCATCTTCAGCCAGCGCTAG
- a CDS encoding FAD-binding monooxygenase, with amino-acid sequence MQFHHNGYVSEDPRVLEPAGFGIDRVSELPDEMDVLIVGSGPAGMIAAAQLAMFPDVNTRIIERRPHRLELGQADGIQSRSVETFQAFGFAKEITEEAYEITEMAFWNPDPQDRSKIARGACPVDDEQGISEFPHLIVNQARVLDYFARYARRAPGRITPDYGWNFVSLEVGEGEYPVTVHLEDVDGNPRDVRAKYVVGCDGAKSRVRKSIGRSLKGDQANHAWGVMDVVVDTDFPDWRTKCAIHSQAGSILHIPREGGYLCRVYVDLGVVPEDDNHKVRNTPFEKIIEKANEIYSPYFIDVKMVAWHSVYEVGHRLVDAFDDSDENPRVFLTGDACHTHSAKAGQGMNVSMQDGFNIGWKLGHVLDGRAPKELLSTYHGERQPAAQNLINFDREWSTLMATPTEELDDPEAVEKYYVAAEEFAAGMMTQYEENLIVGSTQHQELASGFPVGKRFKSYEVLRRCDAYPQHLGHQHTADGRYRIYAFADAPKAGEDSTLSQWAEKVGPILAKFTPEGADENTYFDVKAIYQQTNHHDYEILDAPLLFRPRNGKFNVPNWENVFNALPGDKDIFEGRGISREGAVVIVRPDQYVGAVLPLDEPSAVEDYFSSALIKLK; translated from the coding sequence GTGCAGTTCCACCACAACGGCTACGTTTCGGAAGATCCCCGCGTGCTCGAGCCCGCCGGATTCGGCATCGATCGCGTTTCTGAACTTCCAGATGAAATGGACGTTCTCATCGTGGGCTCTGGTCCGGCCGGCATGATCGCTGCGGCGCAGCTGGCAATGTTCCCTGACGTCAATACGCGGATTATCGAGCGCCGTCCGCACCGCCTTGAGCTGGGTCAGGCCGACGGTATTCAGTCCCGCTCGGTGGAAACCTTCCAGGCCTTTGGCTTTGCCAAGGAAATTACGGAAGAAGCTTATGAGATCACGGAGATGGCCTTCTGGAACCCCGATCCTCAGGATCGTTCCAAGATTGCCCGCGGTGCCTGCCCAGTAGACGACGAGCAGGGCATTTCTGAGTTCCCCCACCTCATCGTCAACCAGGCCCGCGTGCTGGACTACTTTGCCCGCTATGCCCGCCGCGCCCCCGGCCGCATCACCCCGGACTACGGCTGGAACTTCGTCTCCCTGGAGGTAGGGGAGGGCGAGTACCCAGTGACGGTGCACCTCGAGGATGTCGACGGCAACCCGCGCGACGTGCGCGCTAAGTACGTCGTCGGCTGCGATGGTGCAAAGTCGCGCGTCCGCAAGTCCATTGGCCGCTCGCTCAAGGGCGACCAGGCCAACCACGCATGGGGTGTCATGGACGTTGTCGTTGACACCGACTTCCCAGACTGGCGCACCAAGTGCGCCATCCACTCACAGGCCGGCTCAATCCTGCACATCCCGCGTGAAGGTGGCTACCTCTGCCGCGTGTACGTAGACCTCGGCGTCGTTCCGGAGGATGACAACCACAAGGTCCGCAACACGCCGTTTGAGAAGATCATCGAGAAGGCCAATGAGATCTACTCGCCCTACTTCATCGACGTCAAGATGGTGGCGTGGCACTCCGTCTACGAGGTGGGCCACCGCTTGGTCGACGCCTTCGACGATAGCGATGAAAATCCGCGCGTCTTCCTCACCGGCGATGCCTGCCACACCCACTCGGCCAAGGCTGGCCAGGGCATGAACGTCTCCATGCAGGACGGCTTCAACATCGGCTGGAAGCTGGGTCACGTCCTCGACGGCCGCGCTCCCAAGGAACTCTTAAGCACTTACCACGGCGAACGCCAGCCGGCCGCCCAGAACCTCATCAATTTTGACCGTGAGTGGTCCACCCTCATGGCCACCCCGACCGAGGAACTCGACGATCCGGAGGCAGTGGAGAAGTACTACGTTGCTGCGGAAGAGTTCGCCGCCGGCATGATGACTCAGTACGAGGAGAACCTGATCGTCGGCTCCACCCAGCACCAAGAACTGGCTTCCGGCTTCCCAGTGGGCAAGCGCTTCAAGTCCTACGAGGTCCTGCGCCGCTGCGATGCCTACCCTCAGCACCTGGGCCACCAGCACACCGCGGATGGCCGCTACCGTATCTACGCTTTTGCCGACGCCCCCAAGGCAGGCGAGGACTCCACGCTGAGCCAGTGGGCAGAGAAGGTTGGCCCCATCCTGGCCAAGTTCACCCCGGAGGGCGCTGACGAGAATACCTACTTCGACGTGAAGGCCATCTACCAGCAAACCAACCATCACGACTACGAGATTCTTGACGCCCCACTGCTCTTCCGCCCCCGCAACGGCAAGTTCAATGTCCCGAATTGGGAGAACGTCTTCAACGCTCTCCCCGGGGACAAAGACATTTTCGAAGGCCGCGGCATTTCCCGTGAGGGAGCCGTCGTCATCGTTCGCCCGGACCAGTACGTAGGCGCTGTTCTCCCTCTCGATGAGCCATCAGCGGTTGAGGACTACTTCTCCTCCGCACTCATCAAGCTCAAGTAG
- a CDS encoding integrase core domain-containing protein — translation MAIPLHKRRKVADFDPVRDGKTVTQFCKELGISRQTYHNIKSRIAQKGRAGIVPDSTAPKNPIKKFDEADKIAVVHARQELMEQGLDYGPWSIYYFLFDTSGPDSTPSRSTIASWLHELGFVDANARKRPRSSYKRFARDLVGELWQIDGLVYRLFDHAHTHVTIYQIIDDASRFDVGTTAFALPENGTDARAVLAAAFAAYGKPQEILSDNGDAFATYHRGFLSATETWLASQGVLAIAGFAPTTQGKDERSHRTLTQFLDARHPVSLAEVNTYLAEYRQVYNERRRHQSLLVGKMHITPRQAFDTFPKAPSPTHPLDPEQVWARVVAYNQAHNPQAVSEMLNGPAEAATSHEACIDDMAALQGIPPTDTPTLTAPTTNSTNHWDIPDQLCVSKDGVVRVCGFGLYIGLRFKNRRLYSTVTAENVAEFYTAHDGEFLFSVPLPITLSHRPPGGQININLVEGMKHRQPPRMNPKLSKPRPKRRPQP, via the coding sequence ATGGCTATTCCATTGCATAAGCGTAGAAAGGTCGCAGATTTCGATCCCGTTCGTGACGGCAAGACGGTCACACAGTTTTGCAAAGAATTAGGAATCTCGCGGCAGACGTACCACAACATCAAAAGCCGGATAGCGCAGAAGGGTCGCGCAGGTATTGTGCCTGATTCGACTGCCCCGAAGAATCCGATTAAGAAATTTGACGAGGCCGATAAAATCGCAGTCGTCCACGCCAGGCAGGAGTTGATGGAGCAAGGCTTGGATTATGGGCCTTGGTCGATCTACTACTTCTTGTTTGACACTTCGGGCCCAGATTCCACGCCGTCGCGTTCTACAATCGCCTCGTGGCTTCATGAGCTGGGATTTGTTGATGCCAATGCCCGCAAACGGCCACGCAGTTCCTATAAGCGCTTCGCCCGTGATCTCGTCGGTGAACTCTGGCAAATCGATGGACTGGTCTACCGCCTCTTTGACCATGCCCACACACATGTCACGATTTACCAGATTATCGATGATGCCAGCAGATTCGATGTCGGAACCACAGCGTTCGCTCTGCCAGAAAACGGTACTGATGCGCGCGCCGTACTGGCCGCAGCGTTCGCCGCCTACGGCAAACCTCAAGAAATCCTTTCCGACAATGGCGATGCGTTCGCCACCTATCACCGTGGTTTTCTCTCTGCTACTGAAACTTGGCTCGCTAGCCAAGGTGTACTTGCTATTGCTGGTTTCGCCCCGACAACCCAGGGAAAAGACGAACGCTCTCACCGCACGTTGACCCAGTTCCTCGATGCACGCCACCCAGTCAGCCTTGCTGAGGTCAACACATATCTGGCTGAATATCGCCAGGTCTACAACGAACGACGACGGCACCAATCACTGCTCGTCGGCAAAATGCACATCACACCACGCCAGGCCTTCGATACCTTCCCCAAGGCACCATCACCTACACATCCACTCGATCCTGAGCAGGTCTGGGCCCGCGTAGTCGCCTATAACCAAGCGCACAATCCACAAGCTGTATCCGAAATGCTAAACGGCCCCGCGGAAGCGGCAACTTCACACGAGGCCTGCATCGATGACATGGCAGCTTTGCAAGGCATACCTCCCACCGATACCCCCACACTAACGGCGCCGACGACAAATTCAACAAACCATTGGGATATCCCAGACCAGCTCTGCGTAAGCAAAGACGGCGTTGTACGCGTGTGCGGTTTCGGGCTCTACATTGGTCTGAGGTTTAAAAACCGCAGACTCTACTCCACGGTCACAGCCGAAAACGTTGCGGAGTTCTACACGGCCCATGACGGTGAATTCCTCTTCAGCGTGCCACTGCCGATCACGTTGAGCCACAGACCACCAGGTGGTCAGATCAACATCAACCTCGTTGAAGGAATGAAACACCGCCAACCACCGCGGATGAACCCGAAACTATCCAAACCCCGGCCGAAACGCAGGCCGCAACCATAA